Proteins encoded together in one Ferroglobus placidus DSM 10642 window:
- a CDS encoding DEAD/DEAH box helicase — translation MKAEDFFCPKCGRIKSRCICERISTRQKNLEIFEKYCGVRELKGLFDTEDEIVVYRKFDPEEVERIDLSEVNLSERAKSALLSRGIKSLYKFQVEAIEKIREGKNVVIVAPTGFGKTEAFTIPILESLKKGEKALIFYPTKALASDQYEKISYYSSFFGFNAVKFDGDSGYSERREVLSGRADLILTNPDMVDYHLRNTPAFRRVAEKVRFLVFDELHSYSGLLGSNVAWLVKRLERFSDFRVIASTATIANPKEFAEYVFGKKFEVVKSSGRKGTLHFIMRYTPSFYGAVKDCVKSLLGKKTLVFANSYKAVETIAWILNREGIVARVHKGGMTKKERRRVEKEFKEGRVKIVVATSTLELGIDIGDVEVVVSELVPFPQFLQRCGRAGRKGQESVGVLILREDDSIANYYRNNPEEYFKDEMFCYAEKDNEELKKYHILSMAKEKAIFEGEVEDLEKYAKEGYLVNAGGLYLATRKAEEFLKKFNMRGIGERVKILLEGKEIGERALPMAIKELFPGGIVIHAGRRIRSLKLDLKNFVAEVEPYERGEEITDPLYTSIPRIIKEIEEIEKPVNAVYCDMDVTISVFGYVVKNVYTGEKLGINYLNEPVSYTFRTKGFLFSSPFPDYMDYEDFYAGSFHALEHVLIEASNSLTGGGSNYMGGISTPEGDIFVYDATPGGNGLSKLLFSRLEKAFRVAYDVLKKCSCQRVDGCPKCTYSYQCGNNNQPLNRLGAINVIEKVFKGERRKTDVEKYKEVAEFRYFP, via the coding sequence ATGAAAGCAGAAGATTTCTTCTGTCCGAAGTGCGGTAGAATAAAGAGCAGATGCATCTGCGAGAGAATCTCCACGCGACAGAAGAACTTGGAAATTTTCGAAAAATACTGCGGAGTTCGCGAGCTAAAAGGGTTGTTCGACACCGAGGACGAGATAGTTGTCTATAGAAAGTTCGATCCAGAAGAGGTCGAGAGAATCGATTTAAGCGAAGTAAATCTCTCGGAAAGAGCCAAATCAGCCCTGTTATCGAGAGGAATCAAGTCTCTATACAAGTTTCAGGTTGAGGCTATTGAAAAGATAAGAGAAGGAAAGAACGTCGTAATAGTTGCTCCAACCGGCTTCGGTAAGACTGAAGCGTTCACAATTCCCATCCTCGAAAGTTTGAAGAAAGGTGAAAAAGCTCTGATATTTTATCCGACAAAAGCTTTAGCGAGCGATCAATATGAAAAGATTTCCTACTACTCCTCCTTCTTCGGATTTAACGCGGTAAAGTTCGACGGAGATTCTGGATATAGCGAAAGAAGGGAAGTTCTGAGCGGTAGAGCCGATTTAATTCTAACAAATCCCGACATGGTTGATTACCACCTAAGAAACACTCCGGCATTCAGGAGAGTTGCCGAAAAGGTTAGGTTTCTCGTTTTCGACGAACTTCACAGCTACAGCGGACTGCTTGGCTCCAACGTTGCCTGGCTCGTGAAAAGACTCGAAAGGTTTTCGGATTTTAGGGTAATAGCGTCTACAGCCACAATAGCAAACCCTAAGGAGTTCGCTGAATACGTTTTTGGTAAGAAGTTTGAAGTCGTTAAATCATCCGGGAGAAAAGGTACTCTCCACTTCATAATGCGCTACACTCCAAGTTTCTACGGAGCCGTAAAGGACTGCGTTAAATCTTTGCTCGGAAAAAAGACGCTCGTATTTGCCAATAGCTATAAAGCTGTCGAAACCATAGCATGGATTTTGAACAGAGAAGGAATAGTGGCGAGAGTGCACAAAGGTGGAATGACGAAGAAAGAGAGGAGAAGGGTTGAGAAAGAGTTTAAAGAAGGTAGAGTCAAAATTGTCGTGGCAACTTCAACCCTTGAGCTGGGAATAGACATAGGCGATGTGGAAGTAGTCGTTTCCGAATTAGTTCCTTTCCCTCAATTCCTCCAGAGGTGCGGAAGAGCTGGAAGAAAAGGACAGGAAAGCGTTGGAGTGCTGATTTTGAGAGAAGACGATTCCATAGCTAACTACTACAGAAACAACCCCGAGGAGTATTTTAAAGACGAGATGTTCTGCTACGCTGAAAAGGACAACGAGGAGTTGAAGAAATACCACATTCTCTCCATGGCTAAGGAAAAAGCAATTTTTGAGGGAGAAGTAGAGGATTTGGAAAAATACGCGAAAGAGGGATATCTGGTTAATGCTGGAGGATTATACCTCGCGACGAGGAAGGCTGAGGAGTTCCTGAAAAAATTCAACATGAGGGGAATTGGAGAAAGGGTAAAAATACTGCTCGAAGGAAAGGAGATTGGAGAAAGAGCGTTACCCATGGCTATAAAGGAGCTTTTCCCCGGAGGAATTGTTATCCATGCCGGCAGAAGAATTAGGAGCTTGAAACTCGACCTTAAGAACTTCGTTGCCGAAGTTGAGCCTTACGAGAGAGGAGAGGAGATCACCGATCCTCTCTACACGTCCATTCCGAGGATTATAAAGGAGATCGAAGAAATAGAAAAGCCGGTAAATGCTGTCTACTGCGATATGGATGTGACGATCTCAGTCTTCGGTTACGTTGTTAAAAACGTATATACCGGAGAGAAACTCGGAATAAACTACTTAAACGAGCCCGTAAGCTACACTTTTAGAACTAAAGGATTCCTGTTCTCCTCTCCCTTCCCGGACTACATGGACTACGAAGACTTCTACGCCGGTAGCTTCCACGCTTTAGAGCACGTTTTAATTGAAGCAAGTAATTCGTTAACTGGAGGAGGGAGCAACTACATGGGAGGAATATCCACTCCGGAAGGGGACATCTTCGTCTACGACGCCACTCCAGGAGGGAACGGATTGAGCAAGCTTCTCTTTTCGAGGCTCGAAAAGGCATTCAGAGTTGCTTACGATGTTTTAAAAAAGTGTAGCTGTCAAAGAGTGGACGGTTGTCCAAAGTGTACTTACAGCTATCAGTGCGGTAACAACAACCAGCCTTTGAATAGGCTCGGGGCGATTAACGTAATAGAGAAAGTATTTAAGGGCGAGAGGAGAAAAACGGATGTGGAAAAGTATAAAGAGGTGGCTGAGTTTAGATACTTCCCCTGA
- a CDS encoding ArsR/SmtB family transcription factor: MVVKVRVGDLVVEEDACICNEDAIIEYYSDKELEEYSRILKAISNPIRLQIVRTLLSSPQCVCVLSAVVGKDQTLVSHHLAKLRDAKIVREDVVGKFRIYSLIDERVKKILSILG, from the coding sequence ATGGTCGTGAAGGTGAGAGTAGGAGACTTAGTTGTCGAAGAAGACGCTTGCATCTGCAACGAAGATGCCATAATCGAATACTATAGCGATAAAGAGCTGGAAGAGTATTCAAGAATTTTAAAAGCTATATCCAATCCGATAAGACTTCAGATAGTGCGAACTCTTTTAAGCTCACCGCAATGCGTCTGCGTTCTTTCGGCAGTCGTAGGAAAGGATCAAACGCTCGTAAGCCACCACTTAGCTAAGCTAAGAGATGCGAAGATAGTAAGAGAAGACGTCGTTGGCAAGTTCAGAATATACAGCTTGATAGACGAAAGGGTAAAGAAAATTCTATCGATCCTCGGATGA
- a CDS encoding radical SAM/SPASM domain-containing protein, translating into MRRVKIRAESFGGIIFDPDHRTTLYVDREYMKSLGYEDFPDFDHLSAPEVIHVEVTKKCPLKCRYCYAVDRKAEMRTKDMMRLMEILAEMNVFQVAFGGGEPFARDDFVDIASHAYDLGIVPNVTTNGFFVDRIEKLDFFGQINVSLDGAERETYLRARGCDGFERAVKAIKELSESYNVGINTVVSRHNFDKLHEILQLAEDLNVGEVMLIRVKPAGRGAKNYEEVRLSSHQLKRIDGILRSLLDYDVLLRVDCAFMPFLSLDENVLAGMQGCDCGISSIAVKSDGKVLPCSFLNVELGDYERIGEIWRCMDSFRRYEVKECLGCEKYMICRGGCRVFAYEFSKDVFGADVECLKVRNTT; encoded by the coding sequence GTGAGGAGGGTGAAGATAAGAGCTGAAAGCTTCGGCGGAATAATATTCGACCCGGATCACAGAACCACTCTTTACGTTGACAGAGAATACATGAAGAGCCTCGGATACGAGGATTTTCCGGATTTCGATCATCTCTCCGCTCCGGAAGTCATACACGTTGAGGTAACGAAGAAGTGTCCGTTAAAATGCAGGTACTGCTACGCCGTTGACAGAAAGGCGGAAATGAGAACAAAAGATATGATGAGGCTCATGGAAATACTTGCCGAGATGAACGTGTTCCAAGTCGCATTTGGCGGAGGGGAGCCGTTTGCGAGGGACGATTTTGTTGATATTGCTAGTCATGCCTACGATCTCGGAATCGTCCCGAACGTAACGACAAACGGATTTTTTGTCGATAGAATCGAGAAGCTTGACTTCTTCGGACAGATAAACGTCTCCCTCGACGGAGCCGAGAGGGAAACTTATCTGAGGGCGAGAGGGTGCGACGGGTTCGAAAGAGCAGTTAAAGCTATAAAAGAGCTCTCGGAAAGCTACAATGTTGGGATAAACACGGTTGTTAGCAGACACAACTTCGACAAGCTTCACGAGATTCTTCAGCTTGCGGAAGACTTGAATGTCGGTGAGGTTATGCTCATAAGAGTAAAACCTGCCGGAAGAGGGGCTAAGAATTACGAAGAGGTAAGGCTAAGCAGCCATCAGCTTAAAAGAATAGACGGGATTCTTCGATCTCTTCTCGATTACGACGTTCTCCTGAGAGTTGACTGCGCATTCATGCCATTTCTTAGTTTGGACGAAAACGTTCTCGCAGGAATGCAGGGGTGTGACTGCGGAATATCTAGCATAGCGGTGAAATCCGACGGAAAAGTTCTGCCGTGCAGCTTTCTGAACGTAGAACTCGGCGATTACGAAAGGATAGGAGAAATTTGGAGGTGCATGGATTCTTTCAGAAGGTACGAGGTAAAGGAATGTCTCGGATGCGAGAAATACATGATTTGCAGGGGAGGGTGCAGAGTTTTTGCCTACGAGTTCAGCAAAGACGTTTTCGGAGCTGATGTGGAATGCTTAAAAGTCAGAAACACAACCTGA
- a CDS encoding outer membrane lipoprotein-sorting protein encodes MRKIFVILATLVFVSACTQMSAEEIAKKLEEKYDSVNDFKGKISYTMIGESGNITMEYEYVFKKPNKIWMRNEKAGTLIVSNGEKMWIYDEKKNEVFVMNVSKMPVNPDYGKLVKEMLEMYEVKLLGVERVAERECYVIELKSKEMNQSAKMWVDKEFWYPLRIESESYGIKIITEYKNVEFNTGVSDELFEFKIPEGAKVKTEEDFGIRKFESVEEAEKHVNFTLFKPEYTAGYELKEVKVIGEMISIVYEKEGRILTITESPGDELPKLSNSEKVKIGDEEGVYAEIFGNGMLAFKKDGVMISISGQLEKEELIKIAESMKP; translated from the coding sequence ATGAGAAAAATTTTCGTAATCCTTGCGACTCTCGTTTTTGTATCAGCGTGCACGCAGATGAGTGCGGAAGAGATTGCGAAGAAATTAGAGGAGAAGTACGACTCCGTAAACGACTTCAAAGGGAAAATTAGCTACACGATGATTGGCGAAAGCGGAAACATCACGATGGAGTACGAATACGTCTTCAAGAAGCCGAACAAAATTTGGATGAGAAATGAAAAAGCCGGGACGCTTATCGTCTCAAACGGCGAAAAGATGTGGATATACGATGAGAAAAAGAACGAAGTATTCGTAATGAACGTCAGCAAAATGCCCGTAAATCCAGACTACGGAAAGCTCGTCAAAGAAATGCTTGAAATGTACGAAGTAAAGCTTTTAGGAGTTGAAAGAGTTGCAGAAAGAGAATGCTACGTAATAGAGCTGAAGTCGAAGGAAATGAATCAGAGCGCAAAGATGTGGGTCGACAAGGAGTTCTGGTATCCGCTGAGAATAGAGAGCGAGAGCTACGGAATAAAGATTATAACGGAGTACAAAAATGTGGAGTTCAACACCGGAGTTAGCGACGAACTCTTCGAGTTCAAAATCCCGGAAGGGGCGAAGGTGAAGACGGAAGAGGACTTCGGAATTCGGAAGTTCGAGAGCGTTGAAGAGGCTGAAAAGCACGTTAACTTCACGTTATTCAAGCCCGAATACACCGCTGGATACGAGCTTAAGGAAGTCAAGGTGATAGGAGAAATGATCTCCATCGTCTACGAGAAAGAGGGGAGAATTCTGACGATCACGGAGAGCCCCGGAGATGAGTTGCCGAAGCTATCCAACAGCGAGAAAGTTAAGATCGGAGACGAAGAAGGTGTTTACGCTGAGATTTTCGGCAACGGAATGCTCGCTTTCAAAAAAGACGGCGTGATGATTTCGATAAGCGGTCAACTTGAAAAGGAGGAACTGATAAAAATAGCTGAATCCATGAAGCCATGA
- a CDS encoding carboxymuconolactone decarboxylase family protein, which translates to MVRPLSDEELPAELLRFLKDRFGSKIPTAYRVLARFPDLLFKFVEFRDEIMKKGRVERVLKEKIALKVSEVNDCNPCYVSHKRKLEALGGREDAEDEREKVLLEFVEKAVLNRGKVDSSLEKLLRFFDEDEALEVCLVVSLYMFLNTFNNLVVKNRSFQIH; encoded by the coding sequence ATGGTTCGTCCGTTAAGCGACGAAGAACTTCCGGCAGAGCTTCTACGCTTCCTCAAAGACAGATTTGGCAGCAAGATACCAACAGCTTACAGAGTTCTTGCAAGGTTTCCGGATTTGCTTTTCAAGTTTGTTGAGTTCAGAGACGAAATAATGAAAAAGGGAAGAGTCGAGAGAGTTTTGAAAGAGAAAATCGCCCTTAAAGTTTCTGAAGTAAACGACTGCAACCCCTGCTACGTTAGCCACAAAAGAAAGCTTGAAGCTCTCGGTGGAAGAGAGGATGCTGAAGACGAAAGAGAAAAAGTTTTGCTGGAGTTCGTAGAGAAAGCTGTTTTAAACAGGGGTAAGGTCGATTCTTCGCTCGAAAAACTTCTCAGGTTCTTCGACGAAGACGAGGCTTTGGAAGTTTGCCTTGTGGTGAGCCTTTACATGTTCCTAAACACCTTCAACAACCTTGTTGTAAAAAATAGGAGTTTCCAAATCCATTAA
- a CDS encoding antitoxin AF2212-like protein: MKKAIEAVYEKGVFKPLQRSS; this comes from the coding sequence ATGAAAAAGGCAATCGAAGCCGTGTACGAGAAAGGTGTCTTCAAACCTCTCCAAAGGTCAAGCTGA
- a CDS encoding IS6 family transposase has protein sequence MEIDKEKFKKLLISTEKNTTRNIITARSFVREVLNYCENEPKFVVDRAPWLKRAVESLGLEFEQETFREA, from the coding sequence GTGGAAATTGATAAAGAGAAGTTTAAAAAACTGCTGATTTCTACTGAGAAGAACACGACGAGAAACATTATTACTGCAAGGTCTTTCGTCAGAGAAGTTCTGAATTACTGCGAGAACGAACCAAAATTTGTCGTAGACAGAGCTCCTTGGTTGAAAAGAGCTGTTGAGAGCTTGGGCTTAGAATTCGAGCAAGAAACCTTTCGGGAAGCGTAG
- a CDS encoding radical SAM protein, giving the protein MIRVISKLLKAYVKNNLLRKRQPIVLAHMLTFRCNMRCHYCAYWMWRCDEMSTVEVKRMIEGAADVGMAVYTATGGEPLLRRDVNEILRKAKDCGLYTMLVTNGLLLEKFSNLNVDLLVVSLDTLSREKFRKITGVDALNTVVEAIKKASQSVQTCVNVVLHDDNINEIEDLVTFAESVGAGITFEPVSTYFEGCATVDEAKLRGTIGRILQLKREFRCILNSTPYLNLIIEGKRVNCMPYLLLRVNPDGSVISPCYEVDYVTAGNLKNRSLKEIIESEEYAKGCRMAESCRGCYLLCYAEPSMAFSSLRFALGIGWEIIRVRRLLQKCRASENR; this is encoded by the coding sequence ATGATCCGCGTTATTTCGAAGCTCCTTAAAGCCTACGTGAAAAATAACCTGTTAAGAAAACGCCAGCCTATTGTTCTCGCCCACATGCTGACGTTCAGGTGCAACATGCGCTGCCACTACTGCGCTTACTGGATGTGGAGATGCGATGAGATGAGCACGGTAGAAGTCAAGAGAATGATAGAGGGTGCTGCAGACGTCGGAATGGCAGTTTACACCGCCACCGGAGGCGAACCGCTGTTAAGAAGAGACGTCAACGAAATCCTCAGAAAGGCAAAGGATTGCGGACTTTACACGATGCTCGTGACCAACGGACTTTTGCTTGAAAAATTTTCCAATCTGAACGTGGATTTACTTGTTGTAAGCCTCGACACGCTCAGCAGAGAAAAGTTCAGAAAAATAACGGGAGTCGACGCGCTCAACACAGTTGTAGAGGCGATAAAGAAAGCGTCTCAGAGTGTTCAAACGTGCGTAAACGTCGTTCTGCACGACGATAACATCAACGAGATTGAAGACCTTGTCACTTTCGCTGAAAGCGTCGGAGCGGGAATAACATTCGAGCCCGTCTCAACCTACTTCGAAGGCTGTGCGACTGTCGATGAAGCTAAGCTGAGAGGTACAATTGGAAGAATTCTCCAGCTGAAAAGAGAGTTCAGATGCATACTGAATTCGACGCCCTACCTGAACCTCATAATTGAAGGGAAGAGGGTCAACTGCATGCCATACCTGCTTTTAAGGGTTAATCCAGACGGTAGCGTGATCTCTCCGTGCTACGAGGTGGATTACGTTACAGCGGGAAACTTGAAAAACAGGAGCTTAAAAGAGATAATCGAGAGCGAGGAGTACGCCAAAGGTTGCAGAATGGCTGAAAGCTGCAGAGGATGTTACTTGCTTTGCTACGCTGAGCCGTCGATGGCCTTTTCGAGTTTGAGGTTTGCTCTGGGAATCGGGTGGGAAATTATTAGGGTCCGTCGATTGCTGCAGAAGTGTCGGGCATCGGAAAATCGATAA
- a CDS encoding COG1470 family protein has protein sequence MNKTLASMLVLLLLGVAAGSSAKVVEEVKVVSVPPPAPIPVEKVDIEKMYENVTRIVIEPRYKHLRLTPGDEKTFTVKLKNPNNRDVAVEPRIVTFPFFENVVDESWVSFDKGKFVLKAEEKAEIKVTVKVPEDAEKGYYNCIIAFTNDTFPMPYSAKPFYVNQMSLSVNVWIPPKVKIYPRFIDDRVEAGGSYEYRIYVENTGDEPVKMDPELFKGEEVYYDPFSPVSWMDESHVTIEAPSVIQPQSKAVVKVKVSVPSTAKGVLRGTIKLNVEDPGLDEWLQRVELNLRVYEKPSEPFVKVFRVDNATKVTVKISASSYGRSAEKSCDFDVKMFSPSGVLSVKPSKLVEEVGVTLSESKLPPWEEAEGIYTVTSYRKTEIYTIENPESGNWKVEILPSCESFTLSVEVE, from the coding sequence ATGAACAAAACGCTGGCTTCGATGCTCGTTTTACTCCTCCTCGGGGTGGCGGCGGGAAGTTCGGCTAAGGTGGTTGAGGAAGTTAAAGTTGTGTCGGTCCCACCTCCAGCACCGATTCCAGTGGAAAAAGTAGACATCGAAAAAATGTACGAGAACGTGACGAGAATAGTTATCGAGCCAAGGTACAAGCACCTCCGCTTAACGCCGGGAGACGAGAAAACGTTTACAGTGAAGCTGAAGAATCCCAACAATAGAGATGTAGCTGTGGAGCCGAGGATCGTGACGTTTCCGTTCTTCGAAAACGTAGTAGATGAGAGTTGGGTGAGCTTCGACAAAGGCAAGTTCGTTTTAAAGGCTGAGGAGAAGGCGGAGATCAAAGTGACGGTGAAGGTGCCTGAGGATGCAGAAAAGGGTTACTACAACTGCATAATAGCATTCACGAACGACACGTTTCCGATGCCCTACTCAGCCAAACCCTTCTACGTGAACCAGATGAGCCTGAGTGTGAACGTCTGGATACCGCCGAAGGTCAAAATTTACCCGAGGTTCATCGACGACAGAGTTGAAGCTGGCGGGAGTTACGAGTACAGAATTTACGTTGAAAATACGGGAGATGAGCCTGTGAAGATGGATCCCGAGCTCTTTAAGGGTGAAGAGGTTTACTACGACCCGTTCTCTCCGGTCAGCTGGATGGACGAAAGCCACGTAACCATAGAAGCTCCCTCCGTGATACAGCCTCAGTCGAAGGCTGTCGTGAAGGTGAAGGTGAGCGTTCCATCAACAGCAAAGGGCGTGCTGAGGGGAACAATAAAGCTCAACGTCGAAGATCCCGGGCTGGATGAGTGGTTGCAGAGAGTCGAGCTAAACCTAAGAGTCTACGAGAAACCGAGCGAGCCGTTCGTAAAGGTCTTTCGAGTCGATAACGCCACGAAAGTTACGGTCAAGATTTCCGCTAGCAGCTACGGAAGATCTGCGGAGAAATCCTGCGACTTCGACGTGAAAATGTTCTCGCCGAGTGGTGTTTTGAGCGTGAAGCCGAGCAAGCTCGTTGAGGAGGTAGGGGTCACTCTATCGGAAAGCAAGCTCCCGCCGTGGGAGGAGGCTGAAGGGATATACACGGTCACGAGTTACAGAAAGACAGAAATTTACACGATAGAGAATCCAGAAAGCGGAAACTGGAAGGTTGAAATTCTGCCGAGCTGCGAGAGTTTCACGCTGAGCGTGGAGGTAGAGTAA
- a CDS encoding DUF1786 domain-containing protein produces MLVFTLDVGSRTQDFMLFDSKENPRNFVRAILPSPTVILGRKIRRLAEEGRDVFLTGYTMGGGEVSQAVKEAVRKVNVYATERAALTINDDLEKVKKIGVKITESGKGEKVVLKDVFLESYEKFLESFSLQLPETIAIAVQDHGYSPKLSNRVFRFQKVEELLKKNGTIYSLIFDERSVPEYFNRMKSVVESVKDYGKNTGRDFKVYVADTSFAAVAGCMLAANNFPALLINFGNSHTVGAVVDKSGEVYSIFEHHTRILMNADFHEFLKRFVEGEITNEDVLEQGGHGAFVKEVVDVREILATGPNAKLFGFKEVAPLGDVMTVGNAGLVKMLSENEDLAGI; encoded by the coding sequence ATGCTCGTCTTCACCCTCGACGTCGGATCGAGAACGCAAGACTTCATGCTTTTCGACTCGAAGGAAAATCCGAGAAACTTTGTTAGGGCTATTTTGCCCTCTCCTACAGTTATACTCGGTAGAAAGATAAGGAGGCTTGCGGAGGAAGGAAGGGATGTGTTTTTAACCGGATACACGATGGGTGGTGGAGAGGTTTCTCAGGCAGTTAAGGAGGCTGTGAGAAAGGTTAACGTTTACGCAACGGAAAGAGCCGCTTTAACGATAAACGACGATCTGGAAAAAGTGAAGAAGATCGGAGTTAAAATAACTGAGAGCGGTAAGGGTGAGAAGGTTGTCCTCAAAGACGTTTTCCTCGAAAGCTACGAAAAATTCCTCGAAAGCTTCTCCCTACAATTACCAGAGACTATTGCTATAGCAGTTCAAGACCACGGTTACTCTCCAAAGCTAAGTAACAGAGTTTTCAGATTCCAAAAGGTTGAGGAACTTTTGAAAAAGAACGGAACTATCTATTCCCTAATTTTCGACGAGAGATCGGTTCCGGAATACTTTAACAGGATGAAAAGTGTTGTTGAGAGTGTTAAAGATTACGGTAAGAATACTGGGAGAGATTTTAAAGTTTACGTTGCCGACACGTCTTTTGCAGCTGTTGCTGGATGCATGCTTGCGGCAAATAACTTTCCAGCTTTGCTCATAAATTTTGGAAACAGCCACACGGTTGGAGCGGTTGTTGACAAAAGCGGAGAGGTTTACAGCATATTCGAGCATCACACGAGAATTCTTATGAACGCAGACTTCCACGAGTTCCTCAAGAGGTTCGTGGAGGGTGAGATCACAAACGAAGACGTTTTAGAGCAAGGAGGGCACGGAGCTTTTGTTAAGGAGGTGGTAGATGTTAGAGAAATCCTCGCCACCGGGCCTAACGCTAAACTTTTCGGATTTAAGGAAGTGGCACCTCTTGGAGACGTTATGACCGTTGGAAATGCGGGACTCGTTAAAATGCTAAGCGAAAATGAAGACTTGGCAGGAATTTGA
- a CDS encoding FAD-binding oxidoreductase, with translation MLREIVEEIEKIVGKEGIAKNVEDYLYDETPKRVRPKAAEDVVVVKPKRSEEVSKILKLANEKKVPVVVRGGGTGLSGGAIPLSPGIVLSMERMNKLEIDTENLVAVCEAGVTLRQLLEEIDKIPGLSFPPHPGHEGAQIGGLVANNAGGARAVKYGIMRNYVLGMEVVLPSGEILNLGGKVIKNVTGYDLMHLLIGSEGTLAVITKVVLKLIPEPGGTYTLVVPFERTEDAIKTVPQILRSGIVPLAIEYMDVEAVKAGEAVTGKRWPYEGGEAHLMIIVEGRDEDELLKVSEDIEKLAKKNNAIDVFVGVSRKEQRDLLDIRSLIYEGMRDVTVDLLDVSVPIASIPEYVTKCKKFAEEVGIKVLHYGHAGDGNVHQHILEVDDWEEKYPKFKNYAFGLVKKLGGYITAEHGVGVVKKEDMYSTLPQKAVELMKEIKRIFDPNNILNPGKVVDV, from the coding sequence ATGCTTAGGGAAATTGTCGAGGAAATCGAGAAAATCGTGGGAAAGGAGGGCATCGCTAAAAACGTTGAAGACTACCTTTACGACGAAACTCCGAAAAGAGTTAGACCGAAGGCTGCTGAAGATGTCGTGGTTGTTAAGCCGAAGAGAAGCGAAGAAGTTTCGAAAATTCTTAAGCTTGCGAACGAGAAAAAGGTGCCGGTGGTTGTTAGAGGGGGAGGAACCGGACTAAGCGGAGGAGCGATTCCCCTTTCCCCGGGGATTGTTCTTTCGATGGAAAGAATGAACAAGCTTGAAATCGACACGGAAAATCTTGTGGCTGTTTGCGAAGCGGGAGTAACTTTGAGACAGCTCCTTGAAGAAATTGACAAAATACCGGGCTTGTCCTTCCCTCCTCACCCGGGGCACGAAGGGGCTCAAATCGGAGGACTTGTAGCAAACAACGCCGGGGGTGCGAGGGCTGTTAAATACGGCATTATGAGAAACTACGTTCTTGGAATGGAAGTCGTTCTCCCCAGCGGAGAGATTCTGAATCTCGGAGGGAAAGTTATCAAGAACGTAACAGGCTACGACCTCATGCATCTGCTCATCGGTAGCGAGGGGACGTTAGCTGTGATAACGAAAGTCGTCCTTAAGCTTATTCCAGAGCCGGGAGGAACTTACACCCTCGTCGTTCCATTTGAAAGAACGGAAGACGCTATAAAAACTGTTCCACAAATACTGAGGAGCGGAATTGTTCCGCTTGCCATTGAGTACATGGATGTGGAGGCTGTGAAAGCTGGAGAAGCAGTTACCGGGAAGAGATGGCCCTACGAAGGAGGTGAAGCGCACCTCATGATTATAGTCGAAGGCAGAGATGAGGACGAACTTTTGAAAGTTTCGGAGGATATAGAAAAGCTTGCGAAGAAAAATAACGCCATAGACGTTTTCGTCGGAGTTAGCAGAAAAGAGCAGAGGGATCTTCTCGACATCAGAAGCCTGATATACGAGGGGATGAGAGATGTCACAGTCGACCTTCTCGACGTTTCCGTTCCCATAGCTTCCATTCCCGAATACGTTACGAAATGCAAAAAGTTCGCTGAAGAGGTTGGAATAAAAGTTCTCCACTACGGTCATGCCGGAGATGGGAATGTCCATCAGCACATCCTCGAAGTAGATGATTGGGAGGAGAAGTATCCGAAGTTCAAGAACTACGCTTTCGGCTTGGTAAAAAAGCTTGGAGGATACATAACTGCCGAGCACGGAGTTGGAGTTGTGAAAAAGGAAGACATGTACTCAACTCTTCCTCAAAAAGCTGTAGAGCTTATGAAAGAGATCAAGAGGATTTTCGATCCGAACAACATCCTGAATCCGGGAAAAGTTGTCGACGTCTGA
- a CDS encoding Lrp/AsnC family transcriptional regulator → MVIGVTMVNVSPGSEKSVYMKIKEMKNVRDVYHVFGEFDFVVIIEAPSLAELNKTVDSIRAIEGVTKTQTVVGAEI, encoded by the coding sequence ATGGTTATCGGCGTGACGATGGTAAACGTTTCTCCGGGAAGCGAAAAGAGCGTCTACATGAAGATAAAGGAGATGAAGAACGTTAGGGATGTGTACCACGTTTTCGGAGAATTCGACTTCGTGGTGATAATTGAAGCTCCGAGTCTGGCTGAGTTGAACAAGACTGTAGATAGCATAAGGGCTATCGAAGGAGTTACGAAGACTCAAACGGTGGTAGGAGCTGAGATATGA